The Rhodopseudomonas palustris genome window below encodes:
- a CDS encoding polyprenyl synthetase family protein, whose protein sequence is MAVIVPFEGPSTASIDQLVELVAADMERVNATILSRTGSDVTMIPEVANHLISSGGKRLRPMLTLAMANLTGYTGDGHIKLAAAVEFMHTATLLHDDVVDESEMRRGKKSARMLWGNEASVLVGDFLLGQAFRMMVEVGSLRALDILSSASATIAEGEVMQLAAAKNTATTEDEYLAVIRGKTAELFAAACEVGPAIANRPKPEQSACRSFGMNIGIAFQLIDDVLDYGGKAAKLGKNVGDDFREGKITLPVVLAFRRGNDAEREFWIKSLERGEISDADLDQAIKLMTKHRALDDTIQRAQHYGAMAVDALALFPSSPMKTALEQVVAFCLARSH, encoded by the coding sequence GTGGCCGTAATCGTACCCTTCGAGGGCCCCTCGACCGCCTCGATCGACCAACTCGTCGAACTCGTTGCGGCGGACATGGAGCGAGTCAACGCCACCATCCTGTCGCGGACCGGCTCCGACGTCACCATGATTCCTGAAGTCGCTAACCACCTGATCTCGTCGGGTGGCAAGCGACTGCGGCCGATGCTGACGCTGGCGATGGCAAACCTCACCGGCTACACCGGCGACGGCCACATCAAGCTCGCCGCCGCGGTCGAATTCATGCACACCGCGACCCTGCTGCACGACGACGTCGTCGACGAGAGCGAGATGCGCCGCGGCAAGAAGTCGGCGCGGATGCTGTGGGGTAACGAGGCCAGCGTGCTGGTCGGCGACTTCCTGCTCGGCCAGGCATTCCGGATGATGGTCGAGGTCGGCAGCTTGCGCGCGCTCGACATCCTGTCGTCGGCCTCCGCCACCATCGCCGAGGGCGAGGTGATGCAGCTCGCCGCCGCCAAGAACACCGCGACCACTGAAGACGAATATCTCGCGGTGATCCGCGGCAAGACCGCCGAACTGTTCGCCGCCGCCTGCGAAGTCGGCCCGGCGATCGCCAACCGGCCGAAGCCGGAGCAGTCGGCCTGCCGCTCGTTCGGCATGAACATCGGCATCGCCTTCCAGCTGATCGACGACGTGCTCGATTACGGCGGCAAGGCTGCCAAGCTCGGCAAGAACGTCGGCGACGACTTCCGCGAGGGCAAGATCACCCTGCCGGTGGTGCTGGCGTTCCGCCGGGGCAACGACGCCGAGCGCGAATTCTGGATCAAGTCGCTGGAGCGCGGCGAGATTTCGGATGCCGACCTTGATCAGGCGATCAAGCTGATGACCAAGCACCGCGCCCTCGACGACACCATCCAGCGCGCCCAGCACTACGGCGCAATGGCGGTCGACGCGCTCGCGCTGTTCCCGTCCTCGCCGATGAAGACGGCGCTGGAGCAGGTGGTGGCGTTCTGCCTCGCGCGCTCGCACTGA
- a CDS encoding endonuclease domain-containing protein, which translates to MVKRQISDFKRATANKLRANSTAAEDILWRRLRRMNVEGSHFRRQVVIGPYIADFACLAKRLIIEVDGSQHGDEDGLKRDEVRTQWLQSEGYRVIRFWNNDVMSKTDAVMDAIYNATAVTPPRLPSAGDPPPPGEGEAVRGESK; encoded by the coding sequence ATGGTCAAGCGCCAGATCAGCGACTTCAAGCGCGCCACTGCGAACAAACTGCGGGCTAACAGCACCGCTGCCGAAGACATTCTATGGCGGCGGTTGCGACGAATGAATGTGGAAGGAAGTCACTTCAGACGGCAGGTGGTGATCGGGCCCTACATCGCCGATTTCGCCTGCCTCGCGAAGCGACTGATCATCGAGGTGGACGGATCACAACACGGCGACGAAGACGGCCTAAAGCGTGACGAAGTGCGAACGCAATGGCTGCAGTCGGAGGGTTACCGGGTGATCCGATTTTGGAACAATGATGTGATGAGCAAGACCGACGCCGTGATGGACGCCATCTACAACGCGACCGCTGTCACCCCACCCCGCCTGCCTTCGGCAGGCGACCCTCCCCCTCCAGGGGAGGGTGAAGCCGTTCGTGGGGAGAGCAAGTAA
- a CDS encoding 4-(cytidine 5'-diphospho)-2-C-methyl-D-erythritol kinase encodes MTDGSATTLRDEARAKVNLTLRVVGRRPDGYHELESVVAFADCADHLTLQPGAALSLTTIGPGAQDCGDSADNLVLKAARLLGERVPNLITGAFTLDKHLPVAAGIGGGSADAAAALRLLARANDLAVDDPRLIEAARLTGADVPVCLPSKPCVMTGVGEKLSPLPLPRIPAVMVNPRVPVATKDVFTALGLKPGSLAVGATDVLAAPAWPKAGAPLADWVVALKAGTNDLEPPALKVEPVVGTVLEALRATAGVQLARMSGSGATCFALYADDASARAAADTLRAAHPGWWVHAGSLS; translated from the coding sequence GTGACCGACGGCTCTGCGACAACACTGCGTGACGAGGCGCGCGCCAAGGTGAACCTGACGCTGCGCGTGGTCGGCCGTCGCCCCGACGGCTACCACGAGCTGGAAAGCGTGGTGGCGTTCGCCGATTGCGCCGATCACCTGACCTTGCAGCCGGGTGCGGCGCTGAGCCTGACCACGATCGGCCCCGGCGCGCAGGATTGCGGCGACAGCGCCGACAATTTGGTGCTGAAGGCAGCGCGGCTGCTCGGCGAACGTGTGCCGAACCTGATCACCGGCGCCTTCACGCTCGACAAGCATCTGCCGGTGGCTGCCGGCATCGGCGGCGGTTCGGCCGACGCTGCCGCGGCGCTGCGACTGCTCGCCCGCGCCAATGATCTCGCCGTTGACGATCCACGTCTCATCGAGGCCGCCCGGCTGACCGGCGCCGATGTGCCGGTGTGCCTGCCGTCGAAGCCCTGCGTGATGACCGGCGTCGGCGAGAAACTGTCGCCGCTGCCGCTGCCGCGGATCCCGGCCGTGATGGTCAATCCGCGGGTGCCGGTGGCCACCAAGGACGTGTTCACTGCGCTGGGTCTGAAGCCAGGCTCGCTTGCGGTCGGCGCGACCGACGTCCTCGCTGCGCCCGCCTGGCCGAAAGCCGGTGCGCCGCTCGCCGATTGGGTCGTGGCGCTCAAGGCCGGTACCAACGATCTCGAGCCGCCGGCCCTCAAGGTCGAGCCGGTTGTCGGCACCGTGCTAGAGGCGCTGCGGGCGACCGCCGGCGTTCAGCTCGCCCGGATGTCCGGTTCGGGGGCGACCTGCTTTGCGCTGTACGCCGATGATGCCTCGGCTCGTGCCGCCGCGGATACGCTCCGCGCCGCGCATCCTGGCTGGTGGGTCCACGCCGGCAGCCTGAGCTAA
- a CDS encoding S49 family peptidase, which produces MSDAAISGRSEQGWLAGLGNWIPARFRRDIPVVPVVRLSGTIGAVTPLRPGLTLAGVAKLLDRAFSTRNAKAVALAINSPGGSPVQSRLIYLRIRALAAEKKLPVYAFVEDVAASGGYMIACAADEIYCDPSSILGSIGVVGGGFGFQDLIKKIGVERRLYTAGERKAQLDPFLPEDPQEVARLKVLQQEIHALFIALVKESRGTRLKGEESKLFTGEYWAGATSVSLGLADSIGDLRAVLRGKFGDKVRTPLISPPTGLLANLSRKSAGAGTALDGVAALPESMITALETRAIWAKYGF; this is translated from the coding sequence ATGAGCGATGCTGCGATCAGCGGTCGCAGCGAGCAGGGTTGGCTCGCCGGTCTCGGTAACTGGATTCCGGCGCGCTTTCGGCGCGACATTCCGGTGGTGCCGGTGGTGCGGCTGTCGGGCACGATCGGCGCGGTGACGCCGTTGCGGCCGGGCCTGACGCTGGCCGGAGTCGCCAAGCTGCTCGATCGCGCATTCTCCACCCGCAACGCCAAGGCGGTGGCGCTGGCGATCAATTCGCCGGGCGGCTCGCCGGTGCAATCGCGGCTGATCTATCTGCGCATCCGCGCGCTCGCCGCCGAGAAGAAGCTGCCGGTCTACGCGTTCGTCGAGGATGTCGCGGCCTCGGGCGGCTACATGATCGCGTGCGCGGCCGACGAGATCTATTGCGATCCGTCGTCGATCCTCGGTTCGATCGGCGTAGTCGGCGGCGGCTTTGGCTTTCAGGACCTGATCAAGAAGATCGGCGTCGAGCGCCGGCTCTACACCGCCGGCGAGCGCAAGGCGCAGCTCGATCCGTTCCTGCCGGAAGACCCGCAGGAGGTCGCGCGGCTGAAGGTGCTGCAGCAGGAAATCCACGCGCTGTTCATCGCATTGGTGAAAGAGAGCCGCGGCACCCGGCTAAAGGGCGAGGAGTCCAAGCTGTTCACCGGCGAGTACTGGGCCGGCGCCACCTCGGTGTCGCTCGGCCTTGCTGATTCGATCGGTGATCTGCGTGCGGTGCTACGCGGCAAGTTCGGCGACAAGGTCCGCACCCCGCTGATCTCGCCGCCGACCGGTCTGCTCGCCAACCTGTCGCGCAAATCAGCCGGCGCCGGAACTGCGCTCGACGGCGTCGCGGCACTGCCCGAATCAATGATTACGGCGCTGGAAACACGGGCGATCTGGGCCAAATACGGCTTTTAG
- a CDS encoding tRNA1(Val) (adenine(37)-N6)-methyltransferase, giving the protein MAELVDPAAQSLTEDGFLGGRLRLRQPAAGHRAGHDAILLAASTRVRAGDRVVEFGSGVGTAGLAVAWRVDGIAPVLVEIDPGLAAIARDNAHLNGLATEVVCLDVTGSAETFAAAGLGPDSADAVLMNPPFHDAGRHRGSPDPARQVAHLATATTLEAWVHAARRVLKSGGALTLIWRADGLADVLSALGRGFGSVMVQPVHGNADKPAIRILVRATKGGRAPLVLVPGLLLNDPSGHPNPIARAVLAGEQILPLAQS; this is encoded by the coding sequence ATGGCTGAACTGGTTGATCCGGCAGCACAAAGCCTTACCGAAGACGGTTTTCTCGGTGGCAGGCTGCGGCTGCGGCAACCTGCCGCCGGCCATCGTGCCGGTCACGACGCGATTCTGTTGGCGGCTTCGACGCGGGTGAGGGCCGGCGATCGGGTGGTCGAATTCGGCAGCGGGGTCGGTACCGCCGGACTCGCGGTGGCGTGGCGGGTCGACGGAATCGCTCCGGTCCTGGTTGAGATCGACCCTGGTCTTGCGGCGATTGCCCGTGACAATGCCCACCTCAATGGGCTGGCAACCGAAGTCGTCTGTCTCGATGTCACAGGCTCAGCCGAGACGTTTGCGGCGGCCGGACTCGGGCCCGACTCGGCCGACGCAGTGCTGATGAATCCACCGTTCCATGATGCCGGCCGGCATCGGGGGTCGCCGGATCCGGCGCGGCAGGTGGCGCATCTGGCAACGGCGACGACTTTGGAAGCATGGGTTCATGCGGCGCGGCGGGTGCTCAAGTCGGGCGGGGCGCTGACGCTGATTTGGCGGGCGGATGGGCTTGCCGATGTTCTGAGTGCGCTGGGGCGCGGCTTCGGCAGCGTGATGGTGCAGCCGGTGCATGGGAATGCCGATAAGCCGGCGATCCGTATTCTGGTACGTGCGACGAAGGGCGGGCGGGCGCCGCTGGTGCTTGTTCCGGGGTTGCTGCTCAACGACCCGTCTGGACACCCGAACCCGATCGCGCGCGCCGTGCTCGCCGGGGAGCAAATTCTGCCGCTGGCGCAATCCTAA
- a CDS encoding DUF4234 domain-containing protein, whose amino-acid sequence MPPLLVLAGSLVGIAMVRWAFRTAGRVNQELEVARATVFAEADRAKLPTLRPDPVTGAYRPG is encoded by the coding sequence ATGCCGCCGCTGCTCGTATTGGCTGGAAGCCTGGTGGGCATCGCCATGGTGCGGTGGGCCTTCCGCACGGCCGGACGCGTCAATCAGGAGCTCGAGGTCGCCCGCGCAACGGTGTTTGCCGAAGCGGACCGCGCCAAGCTGCCGACGCTGCGGCCCGACCCGGTGACCGGCGCCTACCGGCCGGGCTGA
- a CDS encoding glycine--tRNA ligase subunit alpha, with protein MDPTPPHMRPERSFQGLILTLQRFWADYGCVILQPYDMEVGAGTFHPATTLRALGPKRWNAAYVQPSRRPKDGRYGENPNRLQHYYQFQVILKPSPPDIQDLYLKSLAAIGVDTALHDVRFVEDDWESPTLGAWGLGWECWCDGMEVSQFTYFQQVAGVECAPVAGELTYGLERLAMYVQGIDRVYDLNFNGRDGDDKVTYGDVFLQAEKEYSKHNFEVADTEMLFEQFKMAEAACKKYLDAGWVMSADGGKREAHAMALPAYDQCIKASHVFNLLDARGVISVTERQSYILRVRELAKACGEAWVHTEAGRAEI; from the coding sequence ATGGACCCGACGCCTCCGCACATGCGCCCGGAACGTTCGTTCCAGGGCCTGATCCTGACGCTGCAGCGCTTCTGGGCCGATTATGGCTGCGTCATCCTGCAGCCCTACGACATGGAAGTCGGCGCCGGCACCTTCCATCCGGCCACCACGCTGCGGGCGCTCGGCCCGAAGCGCTGGAACGCCGCTTACGTGCAGCCGTCGCGCCGGCCCAAGGACGGCCGCTATGGCGAGAACCCGAACCGGCTGCAGCACTACTATCAGTTCCAGGTGATCCTGAAGCCGTCCCCGCCCGACATCCAGGACCTGTACCTGAAGTCGCTGGCCGCGATCGGGGTCGACACCGCGCTGCACGACGTGCGCTTCGTCGAAGACGACTGGGAAAGCCCGACGCTCGGCGCCTGGGGCCTCGGCTGGGAGTGCTGGTGCGACGGCATGGAAGTCAGCCAGTTCACCTACTTCCAGCAGGTTGCCGGCGTCGAATGCGCGCCGGTTGCCGGCGAACTCACTTACGGTCTCGAGCGGCTGGCGATGTACGTCCAGGGCATCGACCGCGTCTACGATCTCAACTTCAACGGCCGCGACGGCGACGACAAGGTCACCTACGGCGACGTGTTCCTGCAGGCCGAGAAGGAATACTCGAAGCACAATTTCGAGGTCGCCGACACCGAGATGCTGTTCGAGCAGTTCAAGATGGCCGAGGCCGCCTGCAAGAAATATCTCGACGCCGGCTGGGTGATGTCTGCCGATGGCGGCAAGCGCGAAGCCCACGCCATGGCGCTGCCGGCCTACGACCAGTGCATCAAGGCCAGCCACGTCTTCAACTTGCTCGACGCGCGTGGCGTGATCTCCGTCACCGAGCGCCAAAGCTACATCCTCCGCGTCCGCGAACTGGCGAAAGCCTGCGGCGAAGCCTGGGTGCATACCGAAGCGGGACGGGCGGAGATTTAA
- a CDS encoding DUF2007 domain-containing protein translates to MRELLRTNDAVLLSAVGALLDGAGIDHLVLDQNMSILEGSLGVIPRRVLVHEDDLRAARQLLTDAGLAHELRSDG, encoded by the coding sequence TTGCGAGAACTGCTGCGGACCAACGACGCGGTACTGCTTTCGGCGGTGGGGGCATTGCTGGATGGTGCCGGGATCGACCACCTGGTGCTGGATCAGAACATGAGCATTCTCGAAGGCTCGCTCGGGGTCATCCCGCGCCGCGTTCTGGTGCACGAGGACGATCTGCGCGCTGCGCGCCAGTTGCTGACCGACGCCGGACTGGCGCACGAGCTTCGGTCCGATGGCTGA